The Oncorhynchus tshawytscha isolate Ot180627B linkage group LG12, Otsh_v2.0, whole genome shotgun sequence genome includes a window with the following:
- the LOC112262557 gene encoding sin3 histone deacetylase corepressor complex component SDS3 isoform X2: protein MAGNALIGDPNKDTEDASETDLAKHDEDDYVEIKEQMYQDKLASLKRQLTQLQEGTLQEYQKRMKKLDQQYKERVRNADLFLQLETEQVERNYIKEKKAAVKEFDDKKVELKENLIAELEEKKKMIENEKLTMELTGDSMEVKPIMTRKLRRRPNDPVPIPDKRRKPAPAQLNYLLTDDQILEDLRILNKQLKSPKRPVSPSSPDQMPTIPMEAPSQRYEARIEEGKLYYDKRWYHKSQAIHLESKENTKISCVISSVGTNEIWVRKTSDSTKMRIYLGQLQRGAFIIRRRSAA from the exons ATGGCTGGTAACGCACTCATTGGGGATCCAAATAAAG ACACAGAAGATGCCAGTGAAACTGACCTGGCGAAACATGATGAGGATGACTATGTGGAAATCAAAGAACA GATGTACCAAGACAAGCTGGCATCATTGAAAAGGCAGTTGACGCAACTCCAAGAGG GAACACTTCAGGAGTACCAGAAGAGAATGAAGAAGCTGGACCAACAATACAAGGAGAGAGTCCGCAATGCTG ATCTCTTTCTCCAACTTGAG acaGAACAGGTGGAGAGGAACTACATCAAAGAGAAGAAGGCGGCGGTGAAAGAGTTTGACGATAAGAAGGTGGAGCTGAAGGAAAACTTAATTGCTGAgctagaggagaagaagaagatgatAGAGAATGAGAAATTAACAATGGAGCTGACAGGCG ATTCCATGGAGGTGAAACCCATCATGACCCGGAAGTTAAGGAGGCGGCCCAACGATCCAGTCCCCATTCCAGACAAGCGGAGGAAACCTGCACCTG CTCAGCTTAACTATTTGCTAACTGATGACCAGATCCTGGAAGATCTGCGAATACTGAACAAGCAGCTGAAATCCCCTAAGCGTCCAG TGTCTCCGTCGTCTCCAGATCAAATGCCCACCATTCCAATGGAGGCCCCCTCACAGCGCTATGAGGCCCGCATTGAAGAGGGAAAGCTGTACTACGACAAGAGATG GTATCATAAGAGCCAGGCCATCCACCTGGAGTCCAAGGAGAACACCAAGATCAGCTGTGTCATCAGCTCAGTGGGAACAAATGAG ATCTGGGTGAGGAAGACCAGCGACAGCACCAAGATGAGGATCTACCTGGGACAGCTACAAAGAGGAGCGTTTATCATTCGACGACGGTCGGCAGCGTAG
- the LOC112262557 gene encoding sin3 histone deacetylase corepressor complex component SDS3 isoform X3 — protein sequence MYQDKLASLKRQLTQLQEGTLQEYQKRMKKLDQQYKERVRNADLFLQLETEQVERNYIKEKKAAVKEFDDKKVELKENLIAELEEKKKMIENEKLTMELTGDSMEVKPIMTRKLRRRPNDPVPIPDKRRKPAPAQLNYLLTDDQILEDLRILNKQLKSPKRPVSPSSPDQMPTIPMEAPSQRYEARIEEGKLYYDKRWYHKSQAIHLESKENTKISCVISSVGTNEIWVRKTSDSTKMRIYLGQLQRGAFIIRRRSAA from the exons ATGTACCAAGACAAGCTGGCATCATTGAAAAGGCAGTTGACGCAACTCCAAGAGG GAACACTTCAGGAGTACCAGAAGAGAATGAAGAAGCTGGACCAACAATACAAGGAGAGAGTCCGCAATGCTG ATCTCTTTCTCCAACTTGAG acaGAACAGGTGGAGAGGAACTACATCAAAGAGAAGAAGGCGGCGGTGAAAGAGTTTGACGATAAGAAGGTGGAGCTGAAGGAAAACTTAATTGCTGAgctagaggagaagaagaagatgatAGAGAATGAGAAATTAACAATGGAGCTGACAGGCG ATTCCATGGAGGTGAAACCCATCATGACCCGGAAGTTAAGGAGGCGGCCCAACGATCCAGTCCCCATTCCAGACAAGCGGAGGAAACCTGCACCTG CTCAGCTTAACTATTTGCTAACTGATGACCAGATCCTGGAAGATCTGCGAATACTGAACAAGCAGCTGAAATCCCCTAAGCGTCCAG TGTCTCCGTCGTCTCCAGATCAAATGCCCACCATTCCAATGGAGGCCCCCTCACAGCGCTATGAGGCCCGCATTGAAGAGGGAAAGCTGTACTACGACAAGAGATG GTATCATAAGAGCCAGGCCATCCACCTGGAGTCCAAGGAGAACACCAAGATCAGCTGTGTCATCAGCTCAGTGGGAACAAATGAG ATCTGGGTGAGGAAGACCAGCGACAGCACCAAGATGAGGATCTACCTGGGACAGCTACAAAGAGGAGCGTTTATCATTCGACGACGGTCGGCAGCGTAG